A window of Anas acuta chromosome 8, bAnaAcu1.1, whole genome shotgun sequence contains these coding sequences:
- the GLRX2 gene encoding glutaredoxin 2 isoform X2, whose translation MGNSQPVSVGLSSNDAANQIQDIISENCVVIFSKTTCFYCEKAKKLFEHMNVNYTAVELDLNENGNQIQDVLEQMTGGRTVPRVFVNGTFVGGATDTQRLHEEGKLLPLIHQCQLKGKS comes from the exons ATGGGGAACAGCCAGCCCGTCTCTGTTGGGCTGTCCAGCAATGACGCTGCGAACCAAATACAG GATATTATTTCAGAGAACTGCGTGGTGATTTTCTCTAAAACAACGTGCTTCTACTGCgaaaaggcaaaaaagcttTTTGAGCACATGAATGTAAATTACACAGCTGTAGAACTGGACCTGAATGAAAACGGAAACCAGATACAAGATGTTCTTGAACAGATGACTGGTGGCAGAACA GTCCCAAGAGTGTTTGTTAATGGGACTTTTGTCGGAGGTGCTACAGATACTCAAAGACTTCACGAGGAAGGCAAGCTACTGCCATTGATTCATCAATGTCAGCTGAAAGGAAAATCCTGA
- the GLRX2 gene encoding glutaredoxin 2 isoform X1, translated as MLLRGAAGLRRGFRMGNSQPVSVGLSSNDAANQIQDIISENCVVIFSKTTCFYCEKAKKLFEHMNVNYTAVELDLNENGNQIQDVLEQMTGGRTVPRVFVNGTFVGGATDTQRLHEEGKLLPLIHQCQLKGKS; from the exons ATGTTGctgcggggggcggccgggctgcGGCGGGG ttttaGGATGGGGAACAGCCAGCCCGTCTCTGTTGGGCTGTCCAGCAATGACGCTGCGAACCAAATACAG GATATTATTTCAGAGAACTGCGTGGTGATTTTCTCTAAAACAACGTGCTTCTACTGCgaaaaggcaaaaaagcttTTTGAGCACATGAATGTAAATTACACAGCTGTAGAACTGGACCTGAATGAAAACGGAAACCAGATACAAGATGTTCTTGAACAGATGACTGGTGGCAGAACA GTCCCAAGAGTGTTTGTTAATGGGACTTTTGTCGGAGGTGCTACAGATACTCAAAGACTTCACGAGGAAGGCAAGCTACTGCCATTGATTCATCAATGTCAGCTGAAAGGAAAATCCTGA